The nucleotide window CCAATGGTGCCGCTGGTGGTCGTAATAACATTGCCACTATCCCGCATGCTCTCAACCTTTCTGTCAACATGCTCTTGCAGACCAACAAAGCAAAGCTCGTTGCTAACCCATCTATTGTTGTTGTAGATAATACTGAGGCATTGATTACAATCGCCTCTGAAGTAGTGCACAAAGTGACATCAACAGTGTCTCTTGGTGTTGTCACAACTAACGTAGAATTGACTAAAGCTGGCATCTTTTTAAACGTTGTACCGCGAGTGTCTGAGGACGGTTTTATCTCCATGAGATTGCGTCCGCAAGTATCTACTCCGCTGGGACCGCCTCAGGTATTTGGTACCACAGTCGTGACACTGCTCAATGTACGCGACATCATGTCACAAGAAGTACGCATCAAAGACGGTCAGACACTGGTGCTCGGTGGTTTGTTTACTGAGACAGAAGCCGCTCAATTAGCTAAAGTACCTTATCTGGCCGAAGCTCCAGTTTTAGGCGCGCTCTTTAGAAACACAATTAAAGGTCGCAACCGCACTGAGCTTATGCTACTGATTACACCCAAAATAGTGGAAGAAGATCCCACTACATCACTGGCCGAGCGTGGCACGGTGCCGATGTAAATGGTATTGCGTAGTCTCTACCTGCTTTGTGTTTTTTCTATATTTAGTATCAGTGCTGCTCTGGCCGATCCTCCAGAGCATCTTTTAAAAGCGCAGGTAGCCATGCAGCGCGGTGATTATCATAGTGCCTATGGCATTTGCACAGAGCGGCAAAAGGCGGCTGCAAATACAGTGCCACCATCTTGGGCAAGATGCACCACACCGGTGTTGGTGCTAAGAAGGATATCTATAAAGCGATAAAATACTTTGAGCTTGCTGCTGAGCAAAATTTTGGTGAGGGTACAATATAGGCTAAGGCAAAATCTATGCCATAGAGATGAATTATCTACGTCGCTCAGGCTTGAAGGCAAAGCGCTGGCTGAGAATGGCTGCCGATAACGGTATTGTAGAAGCAAAAGTTTTGCTGGCTAAAATACCATATGAAGATAAAGTAGAGGCAAAGCTCAAGGCTTTTAAAAAGCGGGCGTCTGACGCTGCCTCTGCCTCACAGACTGGTGTGGTTGAATCCTATAAAGGATACGCCGATATAGTAAACACGCTCAATCAAGCCACTGGTCATTAGTTAATCGATCTAAGCGTTTCAAAAAACCAAATCCGGTGCCATATGGATGCACCGGATCTGGAGAACACGTCCCTGGGTAAAGCTTTTATTTTGAGTTGTCTTCTGTATTTGAATCGCTGTCAGTGCGCAAATCGTTGTGATCCCAACCGCCGGGCATAAATTCTGAGCGGTCAATAGTCTTGGCTTTAGGCTCTGAGTCGGTGCGCAGATCATTTGCATCCCAACCGCCGGGCATAAATTCTGAGCGATCGAGAGTTTTGGACGCTGGCTCAGAGTCAGTACGCAAATCATTGAGGTCCCAACCGCCGGGTACAAAACCTGTGCGATCAAGAGCTGGCACTGAGGACTCTGCATCACTGCGCAGGTCATTGCCATCCCAACCGCCAGGCATAAATTCTGAGCGTTCGATGGTCTGGGTTGACTCGGCATCTGTGCGCAGGTCGTTGCGGTCCCAACCACCGGGCATAAAGCCGGCTCTATCGAGTCCGGGGGCGATACTGAGTTGGCTATCGGCGGGATAAGCGCTGGCTGCCAGTTGGCTTGAGAGGATAAGACTTCCAATTACGAGGGGCAGTTGCCAGGTCGATTTAACTGGATAAGCTTTCATGTCAGTTCCTTTTACTCAGTGGGACAATGGACTTAACCTCTCGGCTGGAATTTTTAGGGGGCTTATCCAAAATTTTTTTGAAAATTACTAAAAATGCAGCCCTGTTTGCCTTTGCGGCTTTTGTGCCGGCTCTGGTTTTGGTCCTGGGTGAGCCTGGGGCGCTTCTGGCTGCTACCGGACCAGATATAGCTGCCTGCAAAGAGGCTGTGGCAAAATTGCGCGCGTCCGGTCCCCCGGGTCTGCCACTGGCCTCGGCTCTGGCAAGACTTGGCTTTGCCGCCGAGGCTATTGAGGACTTGCCGACAGCTGAGGCCGCTCTAAATGAATGTCTGGAGATTAGCCGCAAATATCCAGGCAAAAACAATAGCAATTTGATTGTGGCGCTTATCTATATGTCCGACTTGCGCCGCCATCAGGGCCGCTATAACGCCGCTTATGACCTGGCCAGTCAGGCCCGTCGTATGGCTCAGGCAAGAGTAGTAGCTGAGTCTAATAGCAAAGAGAGTGTCGATGACCTGGCTATTTGTCTCAACAAACTGTCTCTTGTGGAGGACGGTGCTGGTCGCTATAAACGCGGTGAAGAGCTGGCGCGGCAGTCAATGGAGCTGTATAAACAAATCCGCGCGGCAGACGACCCCGTGGTGGCAAGCGCTAGTATCGCACTGGCAGACAATCTCAGGCGGCAGAGATAAGTACGAGAAGCTGCCGATACTGGTGTCATTTCACCACGCGCTGACAAAGGTGTAAGGACAAACGATACGCCCATGGTGCGCCCTGCTACCTTAATCTTGGCGCGATTTACTTTTGGCTTGGAGACTACGCTAAAGCTGAGCCATTGATTGAGTCTGCTTATCAGATGCGCCGCTCAGTTGTGTCTGGTAACTCCGATGAGATTGCCAACTCTCTAGGTGATCTTGCTGCTATCTATCATAAGACTGGTCGTTACGATAAGGCGGAGTCAGCTCTCCATGAGGCTCTTGCTATCAGACAAAAGTCTGTCGGAGGGGCTCATCGCGGGAGGACAACACTGTTGCTAGGCAATCTCCGGTAATCTTCCTTGCGGCTCAAGATAAAAATGATGAGGCAGTCAAATACTACAATCCAGGCT belongs to Candidatus Obscuribacter sp. and includes:
- a CDS encoding SEL1-like repeat protein, yielding MHRAAKGGCKYSATILGKMHHTGVGAKKDIYKAIKYFELAAEQNFGEGTI
- a CDS encoding tetratricopeptide repeat protein — its product is MKITKNAALFAFAAFVPALVLVLGEPGALLAATGPDIAACKEAVAKLRASGPPGLPLASALARLGFAAEAIEDLPTAEAALNECLEISRKYPGKNNSNLIVALIYMSDLRRHQGRYNAAYDLASQARRMAQARVVAESNSKESVDDLAICLNKLSLVEDGAGRYKRGEELARQSMELYKQIRAADDPVVASASIALADNLRRQR
- a CDS encoding tetratricopeptide repeat protein, which encodes MYFWLGDYAKAEPLIESAYQMRRSVVSGNSDEIANSLGDLAAIYHKTGRYDKAESALHEALAIRQKSVGGAHRGRTTLLLGNLR